The Taeniopygia guttata chromosome 6, bTaeGut7.mat, whole genome shotgun sequence genome contains a region encoding:
- the FUT11 gene encoding LOW QUALITY PROTEIN: alpha-(1,3)-fucosyltransferase 11 (The sequence of the model RefSeq protein was modified relative to this genomic sequence to represent the inferred CDS: inserted 2 bases in 2 codons; substituted 1 base at 1 genomic stop codon), which translates to MLCLRGAARLYLCQRQVLXGPVXARVDAGAVEAGRFTAASTIVQWGWEGAANSSPRRAAAARLPLPPERGYDSLPAAALQRHGPSSEGRARRCRPGPALPRDGTXRGGPRAPSWGGGAGPRQARGGGPGMGGAGPGPAGLWVTLALACSAGVAAAAEEPAEPCGAHGWAQDAVPPGAAFVAAASYRGPGNNDTRSNKALPILLWWSGSLFPHFPGDTERIDCPRGSCLVTRSRRVARHRRTKALIFYGTDFRAYEAPLPRLPHQTWALFHEESPMNNYVLSHSPGIRLFNYTATFRRESDYPLTLQWLPGTAYLRAPAVPLAEKEAWRRKGYGPVLYMQSHCDVPSDRDRYVRELMKYIQVDSYGKCLHNRELPSERLRDTSTATTEDSEFMTFIARYKFHLALENAICDDYMTEKLWRPMHLGAVPVYRGSPAVRDWMPNNLSIILIDDFDSPQELAKYLDFLDKNGEEYLKYLEYKNAGGIKNQFLLESLERREWGVNDMTLPNYLNGFECFICDKENTRIKEEQEHKKSRGEIPAPRPHIAQFKHMGCPMPTPGFGSVEDLSGGDSWKEMWLQDYWQSLDQGEALTAMIHRNESHQGRFWDYMHEIFLKRTRQH; encoded by the exons ATGCTGTGCCTTCGGGGAGCAGCTCGGCTGTATCTCTGCCAGCGGCAGGTAC CGGGGCCGGTGTAAGCACGGGTGGATGCAGGAGCGGTAGAGGCAGGGAGATTTACAGCAGCTTCAACCATTGTacagtggggctgggagggagctgcgAATAGCTCACCTCGTCGAGCGGCTGCAGCAAGGCTCCCGCTGCCGCCGGAGCGGGGCTACGACTCGCTGCCCGCCGCGGCGCTGCAAAGGCACGGTCCGAGCTCCGAGGGGCGGGCACGGCGGtgccgccccggcccggccctgccccgtgACGGCA ACCGGGGCGGGCCCAGGGCTCCTTCctggggcggcggggcgggcccgcGGCAGGCCCGGGGTGGCGGGCCGGGCATGGGGGGTGCCGGGCCGGGGCCCGCGGGCCTGTGGGTGACGCTGGCGCTGGCCTGCAGCGCGGGGGTGGCTGCGGCCGCCGAGGAGCCGGCCGAGCCCTGCGGGGCGCATGGCTGGGCGCAGGACGCCGTCCCGCCGGGCGCGGCCTTCGTCGCCGCCGCGTCGTACCGCGGGCCCGGCAACAACGACACGCGGAGCAACAAGGCGCTGCCCATCCTGCTCTGGTGGAGCGGGAGCCTCTTCCCGCACTTCCCCGGCGATACGGAGCGCATCGACTGCCCCCGCGGCTCCTGCCTCGTCACCCGGAGCCGGCGGGTGGCCCGGCACCGCCGCACCAAGGCGCTCATCTTCTACGGCACCGACTTCAGGGCGTACGAGGCGCCGCTGCCCCGCCTGCCCCACCAGACCTGGGCGCTCTTCCACGAGGAGTCCCCCATGAACAACTACGTGCTCTCGCACTCGCCCGGCATCCGGCTCTTCAACTACACGGCCACCTTCCGCCGGGAGTCCGACTACCCGCTCACGCTGCAGTGGCTGCCCGGCACCGCGTACCTGCGGGCCCCGGCCGTGCCCCTGGCCGAGAAGGAGGCGTGGCGGCGGAAGGGCTACGGGCCGGTGCTGTACATGCAGTCCCACTGCGATGTGCCCTCGGACAGGGACCGCTACGTGCGGGAGCTCATGAAGTACATCCAG GTTGACTCCTATGGTAAATGCCTGCATAACCGTGAGCTCCCCAGTGAGCGACTGAGAGATACTTCTACAGCCACTACAGAAGATTCTGAATTTATGACTTTTATTGCCAGGTACAAGTTTCATCTGGCCTTGGAGAATGCCATATGTGACGACTACAtgacagagaagctgtggcgTCCCATGCACCTGGGTGCTGTGCCAGTGTACCGAGGCTCCCCAGCTGTGCGGGACTGGATGCCAAACAACCTCTCCATCATTCTTATAGATGATTTTGACAGCCCCCAAGAGCTGGCAAAATATCTTGATTTCCTGGACAAGAATGGAGAGGAATATTTGAAGTATCTAGAGTATAAAAATGCTGGTGGAATCAAAAACCAGTTCTTGCTAGAGAGTTTGGAGAGGCGGGAGTGGGGTGTGAATGACATGACTCTGCCCAATTACCTGAATGGCTTCGAGTGTTTCATCTGTGACAAGGAGAACACCCGCATCAAAGAGGAGCAGGAACACAAAAAGTCTCGTGGAGAAATTCCAGCACCCAGACCTCATATAGCTCAGTTCAAGCACATGGGATGTCCTATGCCAACCCCTGGGTTTGGAAGTGTTGAAGACCTCTCTGGTGGAGACAG ttggAAAGAAATGTGGCTGCAGGATTATTGGCAAAGCCTTGATCAGGGTGAGGCTCTCACTGCTATGATTCATCGCAATGAGTCTCATCAGGGAAGATTTTGGGACTACATGCATGAGATTTTTCTGAAGAGGACAAGGCAACACTGA
- the CHCHD1 gene encoding small ribosomal subunit protein mS37, producing the protein MAAPAYPAWVTRWVSGQWRNKKRPPALRPPRALALADKVANRREEATEATCITEMSVMMACWKQNDFNDAPCAEEIRMFYDCVAKAEKERKNQNEDTMSSRGNLPSSKVNKLLKRFPQITRYV; encoded by the exons ATGGCGGCGCCCGCCTACCCCGCCTGGGTGACGCGCTGGGTGTCGGGGCAGTGGCGGAACAAGAAGCGGCCCCCGGCGCTCCGCCCGCCCCGGGCTCTGGCGCTGGCCGACAAGGTGGCGAACCGCCGGGAGGAGGCGACAG AGGCAACGTGCATTACGGAGATGTCAGTAATGATGGCCTGCTGGAAACAGAATGACTTCAACGACGCGCCTTGTGCCGAGGAGATCAGGATGTTCTATGACTGCGTGGCAAAGGCAGAA aaagaGCGGAAGAATCAAAATGAAGACACCATGTCATCCAGGGGAAATTTGCCTTCAAGCAAAGTGAACAAGCTCCTGAAGAGATTTCCTCAGATCACACGTTATGTATAA